A window of Mangifera indica cultivar Alphonso chromosome 11, CATAS_Mindica_2.1, whole genome shotgun sequence contains these coding sequences:
- the LOC123229306 gene encoding uncharacterized protein LOC123229306, with amino-acid sequence MGFVNGVSHLFLLVMTLLLLVFQANSGSVERSSYIVHMDKAHIPKTFSNHHDWYSSIMDSLKSSVNIISSSPSLIYSYDNVVNGFSAVLSQEELETLKNYTNFISAYSDKTVTLDTTHTIEFLSLNTTTGLWPASKYGEDVIVGVIDTGVWPESDSYKDDGMSLIPARWKGECEIGQEFNSSLCNSKLIGARYFNKGILAANPGVNISMNSARDTSGHGTHTSSTVAGNYVNDASFFGYAKGVARGVAPRAKVAMYKVIFDEGRYASDVLAGMDRAIADGVDVISISMGFDGVPLYEDPIAIASFAAMEKGVVVSSSAGNAGPSLGTLHNGIPWLLTVAAGTIDRSFAGTLTLGNGETIIGWTLFPASALVKDLPLVYNKTFSACNSTRLLAKAQADAIILCDKTEFVFDQIRAISNSKVRGAIFVSEDPQLLELGGVSCPAVIISPKDAPIVINYVSADKKPLASIKFQQTILGTKPAPAAAFYTSRGPSPSYPGILKPDVMAPGSLVLASWIPNGYAAGIGPNLLLSSDYNMISGTSMSCPHVSGVAALLKGAQPEWSAAAIRSAMVTTANPLDNTQNPIRDNGASNFTFASPLAMGAGQVDPNRALDPGLIYDATPQDYVDLLCSMNYTRKQILVITRSKSYNCSNPNSDLNYPSFIVLYNNKTASYVETFQRIVTNVGDGAAIYKARVDGPTGSVVTVSPETLVFEKKYEKQRYNLTINYTNDDEQKVSFGAVVWIEENGMHTVRSPIAVPTMGFVNGVSHLFLLVMTLLLLVFQANSGSVERSSYIVHMDKAHIPKTFSSHHDWYSSIMDSLKSSVNIISSSPSLIYSYDNVVNGFSAVLSQEELETLKNYTSFISAYSDKTVTLDTTHTIEFLSLNTTTGLWPASKYGEDVIVGVIDTGVWPESDSYKDDGMSSIPARWKGECEIGQEFNSSLCNSKLIGARYFNKGILAANPGVNISMNSARDTSGHGTHTSSTVAGNYVNDASFFGYAKGVARGVAPRAKVAMYKVIFDEGLYASDVLAGMDRAIADGVDVISISMGFDGVPLYEDPIAIASFAAMEKGVVVSSSAGNAGPSLGTLHNGIPWLLTVAAGTIDRSFAGILTLGNGETIIGWTLFPASALVKDLPLVYNKTFSACNSTRLLAKAQVDAIILCDKTEFVFDQIRAISNSKVRGAIFVSEDPQLLEIGRVSCPAVIISPKDAPIVINYVSADKKALASIKFQQTILGTKPAPAAAFYTSRGPSPSYPGILKPDVMAPGSRVLASWIPNGYAAGIGSNVLLSSEYNMISGTSMSCPHVSGVAALLKGAQPEWSAAAIRSAMVTTANPLDNTQNPIRDNGASNFTFASPLAMGAGQVDPNRALDPGLIYDATPQDYADLLCSMNYTRKQILVITRSKSYNCSNPNSDLNYPSFIVLYNNKTASYVETFQRIVTNVGDGAAIYKARVDAPTGSVVTVSPETLVFEKKYEKQRFNLTINYTNDDEQKVSFGAVVWIEENGMHTVRSPIAVSPLVSN; translated from the exons ATGGGATTTGTTAATGGGGTTTCTCATCTGTTTCTTTTGGTTATGACGTTGCTTTTGTTGGTCTTCCAGGCTAACTCAGGTTCAGTTGAGAGATCATCCTATATAGTCCATATGGACAAGGCCCACATCCCCAAAACTTTCTCCAACCACCATGATTGGTATTCCTCCATCATGGATTCCTTGAAGTCGTCTGTAAACATTATTTCATCCTCACCATCTCTTATTTACTCTTACGACAATGTTGTTAACGGTTTCAGTGCCGTTTTATCTCAAGAGGAACTTGAAACGTTAAAAAACTATACAAATTTTATCTCAGCTTACTCAGATAAAACTGTAACACTTGACACTACCCACACCATTGAATTCCTCTCCCTAAATACGACAACCGGTCTTTGGCCCGCCTCAAAATATGGCGAAGATGTCATTGTTGGTGTCATCGACACTGGTGTCTGGCCGGAGAGTGATAGCTATAAAGATGATGGCATGAGTTTGATTCCGGCCAGGTGGAAGGGTGAATGTGAAATTGGACAAGAGTTCAACTCCTCATTGTGTAATTCAAAGCTTATAGGAGCTCGATATTTCAACAAGGGTATATTGGCAGCAAATCCAGGGGTTAACATTAGCATGAATTCTGCTAGAGACACCTCGGGGCATGGGACACACACGTCCTCCACAGTGGCTGGGAATTATGTAAATGATGCTTCATTCTTTGGCTATGCTAAAGGTGTAGCAAGAGGTGTGGCCCCGCGAGCCAAGGTGGCCATGTACAAGGTCATCTTTGATGAAGGACGCTATGCCTCTGATGTTCTTGCTGGTATGGACCGGGCTATTGCGGACGGTGTTGATGTAATTTCGATTTCAATGGGATTCGATGGAGTACCATTGTATGAAGATCCTATAGCAATAGCCTCATTTGCTGCTATGGAGAAGGGTGTGGTGGTCTCATCTTCAGCAGGAAATGCAGGGCCATCTTTAGGAACCTTGCACAATGGAATTCCTTGGCTCTTGACAGTTGCAGCTGGCACAATTGATCGTTCATTTGCCGGAACTTTAACTCTTGGGAATGGGGAAACCATCATCGGATGGACCCTCTTCCCAGCTAGTGCTTTGGTAAAAGATTTGCCGTTAGTTTACAACAAGACTTTTTCAGCATGCAACTCAACTCGATTGTTAGCTAAAGCCCAAGCTGATGCCATCATCTTATGTGACAAGACGGAGTTTGTATTTGATCAAATACGTGCTATAAGTAATTCAAAGGTTCGAGGAGCTATATTCGTTTCAGAAGATCCTCAGTTATTAGAACTTGGTGGCGTGAGTTGTCCAGCTGTTATTATTAGCCCCAAGGATGCACCGATTGTAATCAACTATGTTTCAGCTGATAAGAAACCTTTAGCAAGCATCAAGTTCCAACAAACCATTCTGGGTACAAAACCTGCGCCAGCTGCAGCTTTCTATACTTCTAGAGGACCTTCACCCAGCTATCCAGGCATATTAAAGCCAGATGTAATGGCACCAGGGTCACTGGTTTTGGCTTCTTGGATTCCAAATGGCTATGCAGCCGGAATTGGTCCAAACTTACTCCTGTCTAGTGACTATAACATGATCTCTGGTACATCAATGTCCTGCCCTCATGTTTCTGGTGTGGCTGCACTCCTTAAAGGGGCACAACCTGAATGGAGTGCAGCTGCTATCAGGTCTGCCATGGTCACCACAGCCAACCCATTGGACAACACTCAAAATCCAATCCGAGACAACGGTGCAAGTAATTTCACATTTGCTTCACCTTTAGCCATGGGGGCTGGCCAAGTTGATCCTAATCGAGCACTTGACCCAGGTTTGATTTATGACGCTACCCCACAAGACTATGTGGATCTCTTATGTTCTATGAATTACACCCGAAAGCAAATTTTGGTGATTACGAGATCAAAGAGTTACAACTGCTCAAATCCCAATTCTGATCTTAATTATCCATCTTTTATTGTGTTATACAATAACAAAACTGCATCTTATGTTGAGACATTTCAGAGGATTGTAACCAATGTGGGAGATGGTGCTGCAATTTATAAGGCCAGGGTCGATGGTCCAACGGGTTCTGTAGTTACGGTCTCACCAGAAACTTTGGTCTTTGAAAAGAAATATGAGAAACAGCGCTACAATCTCACCATAAATTACACCAACGACGATGAACAAAAGGTATCATTTGGTGCAGTCGTTTGGATTGAAGAAAATGGAATGCACACTGTTAGGAGCCCGATTGCA GTTc CAACAATGGGATTTGTTAATGGGGTTTCTCATCTGTTTCTTTTGGTTATGACGTTGCTTTTGTTGGTCTTCCAGGCTAACTCAGGTTCAGTTGAGAGATCATCCTATATAGTCCATATGGACAAGGCCCACATCCCCAAAACTTTCTCCAGCCACCATGATTGGTATTCCTCCATCATGGATTCCTTGAAGTCGTCTGTAAACATTATTTCATCCTCACCATCTCTTATTTACTCTTACGACAATGTTGTTAATGGTTTCAGTGCCGTTTTATCTCAAGAGGAACTTGAAACTTTAAAGAATTACACAAGTTTCATCTCAGCTTACTCAGATAAGACTGTAACACTTGACACTACCCACACCATTGAATTCCTCTCCCTAAATACGACAACCGGTCTTTGGCCTGCTTCAAAATATGGCGAAGATGTCATTGTTGGTGTCATCGACACTGGTGTCTGGCCGGAGAGTGATAGCTATAAAGATGATGGCATGAGTTCGATTCCGGCCAGGTGGAAGGGTGAATGTGAAATTGGACAAGAGTTCAACTCCTCATTGTGTAATTCAAAGCTTATAGGAGCTCGATATTTCAACAAGGGTATATTGGCAGCAAATCCAGGAGTTAACATTAGCATGAATTCTGCTAGAGACACCTCGGGGCATGGGACACACACGTCCTCCACAGTGGCTGGGAATTATGTGAATGATGCTTCATTCTTTGGCTATGCTAAAGGTGTAGCAAGAGGTGTGGCCCCGCGAGCCAAGGTGGCCATGTACAAGGTCATCTTTGATGAAGGACTTTATGCCTCTGATGTTCTTGCTGGTATGGACCGGGCTATTGCGGACGGTGTTGATGTAATTTCGATTTCAATGGGATTCGATGGAGTACCATTGTATGAAGATCCTATAGCAATAGCCTCATTTGCTGCTATGGAGAAGGGTGTGGTGGTCTCATCTTCAGCAGGAAATGCAGGGCCATCTTTAGGAACCTTGCACAATGGAATTCCTTGGCTCTTGACAGTTGCAGCTGGCACAATTGATCGTTCATTTGCCGGAATTTTAACTCTTGGGAATGGGGAAACCATCATCGGATGGACCCTCTTCCCAGCTAGTGCTTTGGTAAAAGATTTGCCGTTAGTTTACAACAAGACTTTTTCAGCATGCAACTCAACTCGATTGTTAGCTAAAGCCCAAGTTGATGCCATCATCTTATGTGACAAGACGGAGTTTGTATTTGATCAAATACGTGCTATAAGTAATTCAAAGGTTCGAGGAGCTATATTCGTTTCAGAAGATCCTCAGTTATTAGAAATTGGTCGTGTGAGTTGTCCAGCTGTTATTATTAGCCCCAAGGATGCACCGATTGTAATCAACTATGTTTCAGCTGATAAGAAAGCTTTAGCAAGCATCAAGTTCCAACAAACCATTCTGGGTACAAAGCCTGCGCCAGCTGCAGCTTTCTATACTTCTAGAGGACCTTCACCCAGCTATCCAGGCATATTAAAGCCAGATGTAATGGCACCAGGGTCACGGGTTTTGGCTTCTTGGATTCCAAATGGCTATGCAGCCGGAATTGGTTCAAACGTACTCCTGTCTAGTGAGTATAACATGATCTCTGGTACATCAATGTCCTGCCCTCATGTTTCTGGTGTGGCTGCACTCCTTAAAGGGGCACAACCTGAATGGAGTGCGGCTGCTATCAGGTCTGCCATGGTCACCACAGCTAACCCATTGGACAACACTCAAAATCCAATCCGAGACAACGGTGCAAGTAATTTCACATTTGCTTCACCTTTAGCCATGGGGGCTGGCCAAGTTGATCCTAATCGAGCACTTGACCCAGGTTTGATTTATGACGCTACCCCACAAGACTATGCGGATCTCTTATGTTCTATGAATTACACCCGAAAGCAAATTTTGGTGATTACGAGATCAAAGAGTTACAACTGCTCAAATCCCAATTCTGATCTTAATTATCCTTCTTTTATTGTGTTATACAATAACAAAACTGCATCTTATGTTGAGACATTTCAGAGGATTGTAACCAATGTGGGAGATGGTGCTGCAATTTATAAGGCCAGGGTCGATGCTCCAACGGGTTCTGTAGTTACGGTCTCACCAGAAACGTTGGTCTTTGAAAAGAAATATGAGAAACAGCGCTTCAATCTCACCATAAATTACACCAACGACGATGAACAAAAGGTATCATTTGGTGCAGTCGTTTGGATTGAAGAAAATGGAATGCACACTGTTAGGAGCCCGATTGCAGTTTCACCCCTCGTAAGTAATTAA
- the LOC123229305 gene encoding subtilisin-like protease SBT3, with the protein MATHKLALYGWFSFILILHLISASEPDNYIVYMDLSAMPKAFSAQHHWYSATLQSVSTTVRADTNTRSSILSSSKLLYSYSHVINGFSASLTPAELEVLKTSPRCISSVRDLPVKLDTTHSSQFIGLTSKSGLWPESKYGQDVIIGVIDSGVWPESESFNDRNSIKMERRMRDWHPVQLLIPQQEAHGCFFF; encoded by the coding sequence ATGGCTACTCATAAACTTGCCTTGTACGGTTGGTTTTCCTTTATCCTTATCTTACACCTCATCTCCGCATCAGAGCCCGATAATTATATTGTCTACATGGACTTATCAGCTATGCCGAAAGCCTTCTCAGCCCAACATCACTGGTACTCAGCCACTCTTCAATCTGTCTCTACAACTGTTAGAGCTGACACCAATACCCGCAGCAGTATTTTGTCCTCTTCCAAACTGCTCTACAGTTATAGTCATGTTATCAATGGTTTTAGTGCAAGTCTCACTCCTGCTGAGCTTGAGGTCTTGAAAACCTCTCCACGCTGTATTTCGTCCGTTAGAGACTTACCTGTTAAGCTAGACACAACACATTCATCTCAGTTCATTGGCCTTACATCGAAATCCGGGCTATGGCCAGAATCAAAGTACGGCCAAGATGTTATAATTGGGGTGATCGACTCAGGGGTTTGGCCAGAAAGCGAAAGCTTTAATGACAGAAATTCCATCAAGATGGAAAGGAGAATGCGAGACTGGCACCCAGTTCAACTCCTCATTCCGCAACAAGAAGCTCATGGGTGCTTCTTTTTTTAA